The DNA window TTCGAAGAGATGCTCGACGCGATATCCCGCCCCTATGACGATCGTCCCGAGCTGGAGCGCTACACCAGACCGGCTCGCCCCGAAGAATCCGTGATTGCCACCTTCTGCGGAACTTAAATCCCAGATAACTTGATCTAAGTCGCTGAATTTACGCGATAATCGCAAGCAGGAGACCGGCCCCGAATGACGCTGCATTCTTCCTCTACCGCCGTGATGGATTCGCCTGCCGCAATCGAGCGGCCTCGCCGACTGCTTTCGATCGACCTGCTGCGAGGGCTGACTCTCGCCTTCATGATCCTGGTCAACGATAACGGCGACGGCAACGGTGCTTACTGGGCCCTGAAACACGCTGACTGGAACGGCTTCACGCCGACCGATCTCGTCTTCCCCACCTTCCTCTTCCTCGTCGGCATCTCGACGGTACTTTCGACCGCTGGCAGGCTCGCCCGCGGCGAGAGCAAGCAGGGCCTCTTCCTGCATGTCCTGCGCCGGTCGGCGATCCTGTTTCTCCTGGGAATGGTGGTCAACAACTTTCCCTTCTTTCACTTTGCGACCATGCGGTTCTATGGCGTGTTGCCGCGCATTGCGCTCTGCTATCTGATCGTTGCGACTTTCTATATCTACTTTCCCGGCTGGCGAAGCAAGGCCGCTGCTCTGGTCGCCGCCCTCGTCGGCTATTGGATCCTGATGCGCTTCGTGGCCGTGCCTGGCCTCGGCACTCCCACCCACGAGATCCCTCTGCTTAGTCGCGACGCAAATCTTACGGCATGGTTGGATCGGCA is part of the Granulicella aggregans genome and encodes:
- a CDS encoding acyltransferase family protein, which gives rise to MTLHSSSTAVMDSPAAIERPRRLLSIDLLRGLTLAFMILVNDNGDGNGAYWALKHADWNGFTPTDLVFPTFLFLVGISTVLSTAGRLARGESKQGLFLHVLRRSAILFLLGMVVNNFPFFHFATMRFYGVLPRIALCYLIVATFYIYFPGWRSKAAALVAALVGYWILMRFVAVPGLGTPTHEIPLLSRDANLTAWLDRQIFSPGHLYERTRDPEGLLSTLPALGTILMGLLTGLWLQTKHTLRTKANYILLAGFTALSLGLMWNVDFPINKKLWTSSYTLFAGGLSMILLALFLWIADLRKPSQESGNSFASTALLVFGTNAIFSYVLSEVLATIFGIVHLGNGQNLQQTLYGLCHRVIPDVAFASLIYSLGYVALCWLVVYVFLYRRRIFLKI